A genomic window from Candidatus Tumulicola sp. includes:
- a CDS encoding cobalamin B12-binding domain-containing protein: MARPIRILVAKAGLDGHDRGAKVIARALRDAGFEVIYTGLHQTPEQVVEAAIQEDVDGVGLSILSGAHLTLFPRIKELLRENKADDIVLFGGGTIPAEDIKPLLDAGVAAVFTPGTPIAQIVDFVRRECGKRVAAS; the protein is encoded by the coding sequence ATGGCGCGACCGATCCGCATTCTCGTCGCCAAAGCCGGACTCGACGGGCACGATCGCGGCGCGAAGGTCATCGCTCGCGCGCTGCGCGACGCCGGCTTTGAGGTGATCTACACCGGATTGCACCAGACGCCGGAGCAGGTCGTCGAAGCGGCCATCCAGGAGGACGTTGACGGCGTCGGCCTGTCGATTCTTTCCGGCGCGCATCTCACGCTGTTTCCGCGCATCAAGGAACTGCTCAGAGAGAACAAGGCTGACGACATCGTGCTCTTCGGGGGCGGCACGATTCCAGCCGAGGACATCAAACCGCTCTTGGATGCCGGCGTTGCGGCGGTGTTCACGCCAGGCACGCCCATCGCGCAAATCGTCGACTTCGTGCGCCGCGAATGCGGCAAGCGCGTCGCCGCATCGTAA
- a CDS encoding TonB-dependent receptor: MQGIRRSLSALVFASGLLAFAFGPALAGTTGSISGRIYDSASSAPIADAKVSAVSASQSGTAQTNATGNYVFVSLAPDTYVLSVEKPGYTTATQSGVTVLADQTQSISVALVKALTTIGTVVVRATSDLVKPGTTSDVYSINSSAALAATPLGGPGNLNQAYAAMVSVPGVNLPQAQQGWYQTAYIRGGDQDQIGWEFDGIPVNRSYDNAPMTFLSNLGQQELQVYTGGTLATSDASSISGYVNQIVKRGSYPGSNAVTLGIGWPSLYNKGTIEISGATPSNKLSYYVATLATSTGYRYINQTNGAGAAGYFYPLNCCGTNSGIWDGSGGATWSAAPGQSYGFAQTQDRETIANFHWRLGHGNGSQSDDLQLLVLGALLSGTYNSSINDLGGPTAVYATNGGSPIPWQDGFVYTGQLFAPFSAAGVTYYAFPSSQHGVPSASASCYPECTSLPLEIRDSNVNDVNIYKLGWQHNISNNAYFRIFGFGIYSGWYIYGPLSSFLPFGAEISDYENIMHQYGGAAQYANQFNDHNLLTLGAYYSRGRSTRYSNTGGFPPCSADCSSSSGQASFITNLVDSGGNCYDSTGAQNTCFSTANRGRFPGLGAGPMPYAAIGSALAANAQWLTTAAGYHANLNDVKPTFTALSVNDAWKPNDRLTFNIGVRGESYAVQYPDLTVGARAFWFAAYNREFCFGPGLLAPVNRGYTAGVLNPCPPATAPVSLTNPSGGGSFSHTVVQPRFGVTLQANPDNVLRFSAGLYARPASTREASWNTVEPNLPVLLGADFLQYGFSTPEHDVRPDRSTNFDLSWEHHFPGTLKSFKLTPFYRSTQDQLQQLIVNPLTGLFASFNAGHQISSGVEFAFNAGDFDRNGFAAKLAYTYTRSRIQYQNFANGRNVIDNLNTYLQKYNGFTSACAASTSPQCTGNGIASANAAPCFSATTNAPLGACGAGDVVNPYFSQMPQPLFDRNGWYSTYDLIPAPFAGGNGFETPSVASLILNFKHDKWSFAPSLAYSSGAKYGSPLVWPGYDPSACVSGTNATCSAADRSGFGGNILIPDVYTGKFDNFGDFNEPSRITVNAQITLRATDRASYTLTLTNLVDTCHQRGYAWDYPNICVYSTLPSSILPPVGNFAPTASAPAPLRFPYAMWLNNNNTGFVGTTLPFQAAFEARFKI, encoded by the coding sequence ATGCAAGGCATCCGTCGCAGTCTTTCGGCATTGGTTTTCGCGAGCGGCCTGCTCGCGTTTGCGTTTGGGCCGGCGCTCGCCGGCACGACCGGCTCGATCAGCGGCAGGATCTACGACAGCGCCAGCAGCGCGCCGATAGCGGACGCGAAGGTGAGCGCGGTTTCCGCGTCACAGTCGGGGACCGCGCAGACCAACGCGACCGGAAACTACGTGTTCGTCTCGCTCGCGCCAGACACATACGTCCTCAGCGTGGAGAAACCGGGCTACACCACGGCCACGCAAAGCGGCGTCACGGTGCTCGCCGACCAAACCCAAAGCATTTCGGTCGCGCTGGTCAAGGCGCTCACCACGATCGGAACAGTCGTCGTCCGCGCGACCAGCGATCTCGTCAAACCCGGCACGACGAGCGACGTCTATTCCATCAACTCCTCCGCAGCGCTGGCGGCGACGCCGCTCGGCGGCCCGGGCAACCTGAACCAAGCCTACGCCGCGATGGTCTCGGTGCCGGGCGTCAACTTGCCGCAGGCCCAGCAAGGCTGGTATCAGACGGCCTACATCCGGGGCGGCGACCAAGATCAGATCGGTTGGGAGTTCGACGGCATTCCGGTCAACCGGTCGTATGACAACGCCCCCATGACGTTTCTGTCCAACCTCGGCCAACAAGAGCTGCAGGTCTACACGGGCGGCACGCTTGCCACGTCCGATGCCTCGAGCATTTCGGGCTACGTGAACCAGATCGTCAAGCGCGGTTCATACCCGGGTTCCAACGCGGTGACCTTGGGCATCGGTTGGCCCTCGTTGTACAACAAGGGCACGATCGAGATCAGCGGAGCGACGCCCAGCAACAAGCTCAGCTATTACGTGGCGACGCTGGCGACCAGCACCGGCTACCGCTATATCAACCAGACCAATGGCGCGGGTGCCGCAGGTTACTTCTATCCTCTGAACTGCTGCGGCACTAATTCGGGGATCTGGGATGGCAGCGGGGGAGCGACATGGAGCGCCGCGCCCGGCCAATCGTATGGCTTTGCGCAGACGCAGGATCGCGAAACGATCGCCAACTTTCATTGGAGACTCGGGCACGGCAACGGCTCCCAGTCCGACGATTTGCAGTTGCTGGTTCTGGGAGCCTTGCTGAGCGGCACGTACAACAGCTCGATCAACGACTTGGGCGGACCGACGGCTGTGTACGCGACGAACGGCGGCAGTCCGATCCCCTGGCAAGACGGCTTTGTGTACACCGGCCAGCTGTTCGCGCCGTTCAGCGCCGCCGGCGTGACCTACTACGCGTTCCCGAGCAGCCAGCACGGCGTTCCGTCGGCGTCGGCTTCGTGCTACCCGGAGTGCACGTCGCTCCCGCTCGAGATCCGCGACAGCAACGTCAACGACGTCAACATCTACAAGTTGGGCTGGCAGCATAACATATCGAACAACGCTTACTTCCGCATCTTCGGATTCGGCATCTACTCGGGCTGGTACATCTACGGTCCGCTGTCGTCGTTCTTGCCGTTCGGCGCTGAGATCAGCGACTACGAGAACATCATGCATCAGTATGGCGGCGCCGCACAATACGCCAACCAGTTCAACGATCACAACCTGTTGACGCTCGGGGCATATTACTCGCGAGGCCGATCGACGCGTTACTCCAACACCGGCGGCTTCCCGCCGTGCTCCGCGGACTGCAGCTCGTCCTCGGGCCAAGCCTCGTTCATCACCAATCTCGTGGACTCAGGCGGCAACTGCTACGACAGCACAGGAGCGCAAAACACCTGCTTCAGCACCGCGAACCGCGGCCGCTTCCCAGGGTTGGGTGCGGGCCCGATGCCTTACGCTGCGATTGGCAGCGCGTTGGCCGCCAACGCCCAGTGGCTCACCACGGCCGCCGGGTATCATGCGAACCTCAACGATGTCAAGCCGACCTTCACCGCGTTGTCGGTCAACGACGCCTGGAAACCCAACGATCGACTCACGTTCAACATCGGCGTTCGCGGCGAGAGCTACGCGGTTCAGTATCCCGATCTGACGGTCGGTGCACGCGCGTTTTGGTTTGCCGCGTACAATCGCGAGTTCTGTTTCGGCCCCGGCCTGCTGGCTCCGGTCAACCGCGGCTACACCGCAGGCGTGCTCAACCCGTGTCCGCCGGCCACTGCGCCGGTCAGCCTGACGAATCCATCGGGCGGAGGCAGCTTCTCGCACACGGTGGTCCAGCCGCGCTTCGGCGTGACGCTGCAGGCCAATCCTGACAACGTCCTGCGATTCTCAGCCGGCTTGTATGCCCGGCCCGCGAGCACGCGCGAGGCGTCGTGGAACACCGTAGAACCCAACTTGCCGGTGCTGCTCGGCGCCGACTTTTTGCAATACGGCTTCAGCACGCCCGAGCATGACGTCCGGCCCGACCGGTCGACGAACTTCGATCTGTCGTGGGAGCACCACTTCCCCGGAACGCTCAAATCGTTCAAGCTCACGCCGTTCTATCGCAGCACGCAAGACCAGTTGCAGCAGCTCATCGTCAACCCGCTGACGGGCTTGTTCGCGAGTTTCAATGCCGGCCATCAGATCTCGAGCGGCGTCGAGTTCGCGTTCAACGCCGGCGATTTCGACCGCAACGGCTTTGCGGCCAAGCTCGCGTACACGTACACGCGCAGCCGCATCCAATACCAGAACTTCGCCAACGGCCGCAACGTCATCGACAACCTCAATACGTATCTGCAGAAGTACAACGGTTTCACGTCGGCCTGCGCCGCTTCCACGAGCCCGCAGTGCACCGGCAACGGCATCGCGAGCGCCAATGCGGCGCCGTGCTTCAGCGCGACCACCAACGCCCCGCTCGGGGCGTGCGGTGCCGGTGACGTGGTCAACCCGTATTTCAGCCAGATGCCGCAGCCGCTGTTCGACCGCAACGGCTGGTACTCGACGTACGACCTGATCCCGGCGCCCTTCGCGGGGGGCAATGGCTTCGAAACGCCGAGCGTCGCCTCGCTCATCCTCAACTTCAAGCACGACAAGTGGAGCTTCGCGCCCAGCCTCGCGTACAGCTCCGGTGCGAAATACGGCTCGCCGTTGGTATGGCCGGGCTACGATCCATCCGCGTGCGTCAGCGGCACCAACGCGACGTGCAGCGCAGCCGACCGATCCGGCTTTGGCGGCAACATCCTCATCCCAGACGTCTACACCGGCAAGTTTGACAACTTCGGGGACTTCAACGAACCGTCGCGCATCACGGTCAACGCCCAGATCACGCTGCGCGCGACCGACCGCGCTAGCTATACGTTGACGCTGACCAATCTCGTCGATACCTGCCATCAGCGCGGCTATGCTTGGGATTACCCGAACATCTGCGTCTACTCGACGCTGCCCTCGAGCATTTTGCCGCCGGTCGGCAACTTCGCTCCGACGGCGAGCGCGCCGGCGCCGCTGCGCTTCCCATATGCGATGTGGCTGAACAACAACAACACCGGCTTCGTCGGCACGACCTTGCCGTTCCAAGCCGCGTTCGAGGCTCGTTTCAAGATCTAG
- a CDS encoding methylmalonyl-CoA mutase family protein, protein MAKLINGEGKRAKNGPAKAAVGKAGWQAEFDNAAKLPGATDRTISDHPLKPMYLPEDLAGIDYERDLSYPAQYPYTRGIHSTMYRGRLWTMRQFAGFGTAKQTNERYKFLLAQGQTGLSVAFDMPALMGYDSDHPRALGEVGKCGVAIATLQDMQDLFEGIDLGKITTSMTINCTAPVALAMYIATAEAQGVPQEKLGGTMQADMLKEYIAQKEWIYPPEPSMRIITDMIGYCAKNVPKWNTISISGYHIREAGSTAAQELAFTLADGFAYVEAGIKAGLDIDDFAPRLSFFFNSHSDFFEEIAKFRAARRIWARHMRERFGAKNPRSWMMRFHTQTAGCSATAQQPENNIMRTAFQALAAVLGGTQSLHTNSLDEVLALPTEKNVQLALRTQQVIAYETGAGNVIDPLGGSYFVERLTNEIEAAAEDYFRRIDAQGGVIPAIHNGFFQREIADASYRYQREVENGERIVVGVNEFVTEEEYPISLLKIDRAIEVEQCERVKAYRAARDGSKVESALAAFKRAAETDENLMPHYLHCVKSKATLGEISAALEPVFGRYREPAFI, encoded by the coding sequence GTGGCTAAACTGATCAACGGCGAGGGCAAGAGGGCTAAGAACGGGCCGGCGAAGGCCGCCGTGGGCAAGGCGGGCTGGCAAGCCGAGTTCGATAACGCCGCCAAACTGCCGGGCGCCACCGACCGGACTATCTCCGACCATCCGCTCAAGCCCATGTATCTGCCCGAAGACCTCGCGGGCATCGACTACGAGCGCGATCTGTCATACCCGGCGCAGTATCCCTACACCCGCGGCATCCATTCAACGATGTATCGCGGGCGCTTGTGGACGATGCGCCAATTCGCCGGGTTCGGCACCGCCAAGCAGACCAACGAACGCTACAAGTTCTTGCTCGCACAAGGGCAGACCGGACTTTCGGTCGCGTTCGACATGCCCGCGCTCATGGGCTACGATTCCGATCATCCGCGGGCGCTCGGCGAAGTGGGCAAGTGCGGCGTGGCCATCGCGACGCTGCAAGACATGCAAGACCTCTTCGAGGGCATCGACCTCGGCAAGATCACGACCTCGATGACGATCAACTGCACCGCGCCGGTGGCGCTGGCCATGTACATCGCGACCGCGGAAGCCCAAGGCGTGCCGCAAGAGAAACTCGGCGGCACCATGCAAGCCGATATGCTCAAGGAATACATCGCGCAGAAGGAGTGGATCTATCCGCCCGAGCCCTCGATGCGCATCATCACCGACATGATCGGCTACTGCGCCAAGAACGTGCCGAAATGGAACACGATTTCGATCTCCGGCTATCACATCCGCGAAGCGGGCTCGACCGCCGCGCAGGAGCTCGCCTTCACGCTCGCCGACGGCTTCGCGTACGTCGAGGCGGGCATCAAAGCCGGTCTCGACATCGACGACTTTGCCCCGCGCCTTTCCTTTTTCTTCAACTCCCATTCCGACTTCTTCGAAGAGATCGCCAAGTTCCGCGCCGCGCGCCGCATTTGGGCGCGCCACATGCGCGAGCGATTCGGCGCCAAGAACCCGCGTTCGTGGATGATGCGTTTTCACACGCAGACGGCGGGTTGCTCAGCCACCGCGCAGCAGCCCGAGAACAATATCATGCGCACGGCTTTCCAAGCGCTTGCCGCGGTGCTCGGCGGGACGCAATCGCTGCACACGAATTCGTTGGATGAAGTGCTCGCGTTGCCCACGGAGAAGAACGTGCAGCTCGCGCTGCGCACGCAGCAGGTCATCGCCTACGAAACGGGCGCCGGCAACGTCATCGATCCGCTCGGCGGGTCGTATTTCGTCGAACGCCTGACGAACGAGATTGAGGCGGCTGCGGAGGATTATTTCCGCCGCATCGACGCGCAAGGCGGCGTCATCCCGGCCATACACAACGGCTTCTTCCAGCGCGAGATCGCCGACGCATCGTACCGCTACCAGCGCGAGGTCGAGAACGGCGAGCGCATCGTGGTCGGCGTGAACGAGTTCGTGACCGAGGAAGAGTACCCGATCTCGCTTTTGAAGATCGATCGCGCCATAGAAGTCGAGCAATGCGAACGCGTCAAGGCGTACCGTGCAGCGCGCGACGGATCGAAGGTCGAGTCGGCGCTCGCAGCGTTCAAGCGCGCAGCCGAGACGGATGAGAACCTCATGCCCCATTATCTGCACTGCGTCAAGAGCAAAGCCACGCTCGGCGAGATCTCTGCGGCGCTCGAGCCCGTCTTCGGCCGTTACCGGGAGCCGGCGTTCATCTAA
- the gltX gene encoding glutamate--tRNA ligase yields the protein MGVQPVRVRFAPSPTGYLHVGGARTALFNWLLARHTGGVFVLRVEDTDSARYSDDFYEAIFRALRWLNLDWDEGPDVGGPYGPYRQRERADEHRLAARELLAKGAAYECFCDANAAECRCSALTASEVAAKRSAGVSPALRMRVDPKREVLVRDLIRGDVTFPAESIGDFVIVKNDGGALYNFAAVVDDHAMQISHVIRGDEHLANTPKQLLMYEAFGWTPPQFAHVPIILNEERRKLSKRDGATFVNEYEEAGYLPEALVNFMALLGWSPGGNREILTRHEMIAEFSLDGVVKHPAIFDRDKLAWMNKEYMKALAPADLAARVQRMLESRTPAPDRIDKPHVEQVTALLQERARTIGEIIEQGAYFFTSGAIEPSAEALAKHCAAPETLERLREAREALADAPEFSAAAVEHAIRSLAERHGVKAAVYIHPLRVAVTGQPVSPGIFDVCRILGRDVVLARVEALIARLASRAQAVGAEQ from the coding sequence GTGGGGGTGCAACCCGTCCGGGTACGTTTCGCACCCAGTCCTACCGGTTATCTGCACGTCGGCGGCGCGCGCACGGCTCTGTTCAATTGGCTGCTGGCGCGTCATACCGGCGGCGTGTTCGTGCTGCGCGTAGAGGACACGGACTCCGCGCGCTATTCCGACGACTTCTACGAGGCGATCTTCCGCGCGCTTCGCTGGCTCAATCTCGATTGGGACGAAGGCCCTGATGTCGGCGGGCCGTATGGTCCCTATCGTCAGCGCGAGCGCGCAGACGAGCACCGCCTTGCCGCGCGAGAATTGTTGGCAAAAGGCGCCGCCTACGAATGTTTCTGCGATGCCAATGCGGCGGAGTGTCGCTGTTCCGCCTTGACCGCATCGGAAGTCGCCGCCAAACGATCCGCGGGCGTGTCGCCTGCGCTCCGCATGCGCGTGGATCCAAAGCGCGAAGTCCTCGTCCGCGATCTGATCCGCGGCGACGTCACCTTCCCGGCCGAAAGCATCGGCGATTTCGTCATCGTGAAGAACGACGGCGGCGCGCTCTACAACTTCGCGGCGGTCGTGGACGATCACGCCATGCAGATCAGCCACGTCATCCGCGGCGACGAGCACCTGGCCAACACGCCCAAGCAGCTCCTGATGTACGAAGCCTTCGGCTGGACGCCGCCGCAGTTCGCGCACGTCCCGATCATCCTGAACGAGGAGCGCCGCAAACTCAGCAAGCGCGACGGCGCCACGTTCGTCAACGAATACGAAGAGGCGGGCTACCTCCCCGAGGCGCTCGTGAACTTCATGGCGCTGCTGGGCTGGTCGCCAGGCGGCAATCGCGAGATCCTCACGCGGCATGAGATGATCGCGGAGTTCTCGCTTGACGGCGTGGTCAAGCATCCCGCTATTTTCGATCGCGACAAACTGGCGTGGATGAACAAGGAGTATATGAAGGCGCTGGCCCCTGCGGATCTCGCAGCGCGCGTGCAGCGGATGCTGGAGTCGCGCACGCCGGCGCCGGACCGGATCGACAAGCCGCACGTCGAGCAGGTGACGGCGTTGCTGCAAGAGCGCGCGCGGACCATCGGCGAGATCATCGAACAGGGCGCGTATTTCTTCACGTCGGGGGCGATCGAACCGAGCGCGGAGGCGCTGGCCAAGCACTGCGCCGCGCCGGAAACGCTCGAGCGACTGCGCGAGGCGCGCGAAGCGTTGGCGGATGCGCCGGAATTCAGCGCTGCCGCAGTCGAGCATGCTATCCGTTCGCTTGCCGAGCGGCACGGCGTCAAAGCCGCTGTCTACATCCACCCGCTGCGCGTGGCGGTGACCGGTCAACCGGTAAGTCCGGGCATCTTCGACGTCTGCCGCATCCTCGGCCGCGACGTCGTCCTCGCGCGCGTTGAGGCGCTCATCGCGCGCCTGGCGAGTCGCGCCCAAGCGGTGGGAGCAGAGCAGTGA
- the glmU gene encoding bifunctional UDP-N-acetylglucosamine diphosphorylase/glucosamine-1-phosphate N-acetyltransferase GlmU, with protein sequence MSARPIAVILAAGKGTRMKSARPKVLHDVCGRTMFEHALAVTQAAGARDIIAVVGPELSEAVEVLGVRTVVQEPQNGTGHAVQLAMKAVTGEAPVLIVSADMPLLPAALLRSVIQARDKKDAAVAFATARVSPRSDFGRVVRQGGKVARIVEVADASPEIRAIDEVNAGVYCFAPKRLRAYLKSLRANNVQGELYLTDCIGVAAAAGDTIVTIACGSRLDVMGVNTRVELAAARKAMQGRILREHMLAGVTIVDPASTYIDVDVAIQPDTTIFPQTYLRGSTRVGRGAVLGPGTTIVNSEIGDGAEVLNSVVRESTVGAGVTVGPFAHLRGGSAVEAGAHIGNFVELKNTKMGRGTKAGHLTYLGDAELGEGVNVGAGTITCNYDGRRKHKTKIGSGAFIGSNSSLVAPVEVGEGAMTGAGSVVNRDVPAGERVAGNPAKPLPKKDQKVP encoded by the coding sequence GTGAGCGCGCGCCCGATCGCCGTGATCCTCGCTGCGGGCAAAGGAACGCGCATGAAGAGCGCGCGGCCGAAGGTGCTGCATGACGTGTGCGGACGGACGATGTTCGAGCACGCGCTCGCTGTCACGCAAGCGGCGGGTGCCCGCGACATCATCGCTGTCGTGGGTCCGGAGCTGTCCGAAGCCGTCGAAGTGTTGGGCGTGCGCACGGTCGTGCAAGAACCGCAAAACGGCACCGGTCACGCGGTGCAGCTCGCGATGAAAGCCGTCACAGGCGAAGCGCCGGTGCTGATCGTGAGCGCCGACATGCCGCTGCTGCCGGCGGCCCTTCTACGGTCCGTGATCCAAGCGCGCGACAAAAAGGACGCCGCCGTCGCATTCGCCACGGCCCGCGTTTCGCCGCGTTCTGACTTCGGCCGCGTCGTGCGCCAGGGCGGGAAGGTCGCGCGCATCGTGGAGGTCGCCGACGCCTCTCCCGAAATCCGAGCCATCGATGAAGTCAACGCCGGCGTCTACTGCTTCGCACCCAAACGGTTGCGCGCGTATCTGAAGTCGCTTCGGGCGAACAACGTGCAGGGAGAACTGTACCTGACTGACTGCATCGGCGTGGCAGCCGCGGCCGGAGATACGATCGTCACCATCGCTTGCGGCTCGAGGCTCGACGTCATGGGCGTGAACACGCGCGTCGAGCTAGCCGCTGCCCGCAAGGCGATGCAAGGGCGCATCCTTAGAGAGCACATGCTCGCCGGCGTCACCATCGTGGACCCCGCCTCGACCTATATCGATGTCGACGTCGCCATCCAGCCCGACACCACCATATTCCCGCAAACGTACCTGCGCGGTTCGACGCGCGTTGGGCGCGGCGCAGTGCTGGGGCCGGGCACGACCATCGTGAATTCCGAGATCGGCGATGGCGCCGAGGTCCTCAACTCCGTCGTTCGCGAGAGCACGGTCGGCGCCGGTGTGACGGTGGGACCCTTCGCGCACCTGCGCGGCGGCTCGGCGGTGGAAGCGGGCGCGCACATCGGCAATTTCGTCGAACTCAAGAACACGAAGATGGGGCGCGGCACCAAAGCCGGCCATCTCACGTATCTCGGCGATGCGGAACTGGGAGAAGGCGTCAACGTCGGCGCCGGCACGATCACCTGCAACTACGACGGCCGGCGCAAACACAAGACCAAAATCGGGTCCGGTGCATTTATCGGATCGAATTCTTCGCTGGTGGCGCCCGTGGAGGTCGGCGAGGGCGCGATGACCGGCGCGGGCTCGGTCGTCAACCGCGATGTGCCCGCGGGCGAACGGGTCGCAGGCAACCCGGCCAAACCACTGCCGAAAAAAGACCAAAAGGTCCCTTAA